The following are encoded in a window of Corynebacterium marinum DSM 44953 genomic DNA:
- the guaA gene encoding glutamine-hydrolyzing GMP synthase, which translates to MTSATPRPVLVVDFGAQYAQLIARRVREARIYSEVVPHTATIEEIRAKNPAALILSGGPSSVYADEAPRLDPAVFDLGVPVFGICYGFQAMTAALGGVVAETGAREYGRTDLELVDGGGVLHDELSATHKVWMSHGDAVTEAPEGFTVTASSAGAPVAAFENAEKKFAGVQYHPEVLHSPHGQQVLTRFLTQIAGLEPTWTAANIAQQLVDAVREQVGPEGHAICGLSGGVDSAVAAALVQRAIGDRLTCVFVDHGLLRSGEREQVENDFVAATGARLVTVDERQAFLDKLAGVSEPEAKRKAIGAEFIRSFERAVAGVLSGEQVDFLVQGTLYPDVVESGGGTGTANIKSHHNVGGLPDDVEFELVEPLRLLFKDEVRAVGRELGLPEVIVNRQPFPGPGLGIRIIGEVTEERLEILRAADLIARTELTAAGLDNQIWQCPVVLLADVRSVGVQGDGRTYGHPIVLRPVTSEDAMTADWSRIPYDVLERISTRITNEVKDVNRVVLDVTSKPPGTIEWE; encoded by the coding sequence GTGACTTCCGCAACCCCCCGCCCCGTCCTTGTCGTGGACTTCGGCGCCCAGTACGCCCAGCTCATCGCCCGGCGCGTACGTGAGGCCCGCATCTACTCCGAGGTTGTCCCCCACACCGCCACGATCGAGGAGATCCGCGCCAAGAACCCGGCCGCGCTCATCCTCTCCGGCGGCCCCTCCTCCGTCTACGCCGATGAGGCGCCCCGGCTGGATCCCGCGGTCTTCGACCTGGGTGTCCCGGTATTCGGCATCTGCTACGGCTTCCAGGCCATGACCGCCGCCCTCGGCGGCGTCGTCGCCGAGACCGGTGCCCGCGAATACGGCCGCACCGACCTCGAGCTCGTGGACGGCGGCGGAGTGCTCCACGATGAGCTGTCCGCCACCCACAAGGTGTGGATGAGCCACGGCGACGCCGTGACCGAGGCCCCCGAGGGCTTCACCGTCACCGCGAGCTCCGCCGGCGCACCCGTCGCCGCCTTCGAGAACGCGGAGAAGAAGTTCGCCGGCGTGCAGTACCACCCGGAGGTCCTGCACTCCCCGCACGGCCAGCAGGTGCTCACCCGCTTCCTCACCCAGATCGCCGGCCTCGAGCCGACCTGGACTGCCGCGAACATCGCCCAGCAGCTTGTCGACGCCGTCCGCGAGCAGGTCGGCCCCGAGGGCCACGCCATCTGCGGCCTGTCCGGCGGCGTGGACTCCGCCGTGGCGGCGGCCCTGGTGCAGCGCGCCATCGGCGACCGCCTGACCTGTGTTTTCGTCGACCACGGACTGCTGCGTTCCGGGGAGCGCGAGCAGGTGGAGAACGACTTCGTCGCCGCCACCGGCGCCCGCCTGGTCACCGTGGACGAGCGCCAGGCGTTCCTGGACAAGCTGGCGGGCGTCAGCGAGCCGGAAGCCAAGCGCAAGGCCATCGGCGCTGAGTTCATCCGCTCCTTCGAGCGCGCCGTCGCCGGTGTCCTCTCTGGCGAGCAGGTCGACTTCCTGGTGCAGGGCACCCTCTACCCGGACGTCGTAGAGTCGGGCGGCGGCACCGGCACCGCGAACATCAAGAGCCACCACAACGTCGGCGGCCTGCCGGATGACGTGGAGTTCGAACTCGTCGAGCCGCTGCGCCTGCTGTTCAAGGACGAGGTCCGCGCCGTCGGCCGTGAGCTGGGCCTGCCGGAGGTCATCGTCAACCGCCAGCCCTTCCCGGGCCCGGGCCTGGGTATCCGCATCATCGGCGAGGTCACCGAGGAGCGCCTGGAGATCCTGCGGGCCGCGGACCTCATCGCCCGCACCGAGCTGACCGCCGCCGGCCTGGACAACCAGATCTGGCAGTGCCCGGTCGTCCTGCTGGCCGACGTCCGCTCCGTCGGCGTCCAGGGTGACGGCCGCACCTACGGCCACCCGATCGTCCTGCGCCCGGTCACCTCCGAGGACGCGATGACCGCCGACTGGTCGCGCATCCCCTACGACGTGCTGGAGCGCATCTCCACCCGCATCACCAACGAGGTCAAGGACGTCAACCGTGTCGTCCTCGACGTGACCTCCAAGCCGCCGGGGACCATTGAGTGGGAGTAA
- a CDS encoding imm68 putative immunity domain-containing protein has product MSDAVRTYWNTYFGRTPEAHALVEHIAGMNSGTVEVHAVFADLGLDGLSGNYTDTEIDGFGDAFLVVAALAVLVAETRAAGSTDLGDVGGPAGQRVAVHVESKENTQISTALKYFALSPDDHAAEARFDEDELTEFADLCEQLRGRLD; this is encoded by the coding sequence ATGAGTGATGCCGTCCGCACCTACTGGAACACCTACTTCGGCAGGACTCCAGAAGCGCATGCCCTGGTGGAACACATCGCGGGGATGAACTCCGGAACCGTCGAGGTGCACGCTGTTTTCGCGGACCTGGGGCTGGACGGTCTGTCGGGAAATTACACGGACACCGAAATCGACGGATTCGGCGACGCTTTCCTGGTGGTGGCGGCTTTGGCCGTTCTCGTCGCGGAGACCAGGGCAGCAGGCTCCACGGATCTGGGGGATGTTGGCGGGCCGGCCGGTCAGCGTGTGGCCGTGCATGTCGAATCCAAGGAAAACACCCAGATCAGCACCGCGCTGAAATATTTCGCGCTGTCCCCGGACGACCACGCCGCCGAAGCTCGTTTCGATGAAGACGAGTTGACCGAATTCGCAGACCTGTGTGAGCAGCTGCGCGGCCGGCTCGACTAG
- a CDS encoding PspC domain-containing protein, with protein sequence MTTQTSFTGTVRQMWDTRPPRIPSEQGGNAKIAGVCEGIGVRYQIDPTLVRVLFVVSLFTLGGGLPAYLLAWLAMPRYGMSTAPAQAVARRKEELTPPERKERSTGWWLIIFFVLTSGLFTSGGTLASTGILAIMALLAAWWALHLRTPQPPAGLLADAPARVMPDPVDLSGYRPAEGTDFPPGRTSPPAWDPLGTAPFAWDLPDPGPAPRPQPRKPRIWPWVALGLLGTLGALTVLGGVFGLWVGGNYGDIAEDRSYAPAAEAELQRHYKGEIGDLVVDLRQLSELDGPRDVTVEGGIGPVTVFLPGDVPVALACEEGIGETDCTPGSYNDDASGETLELRIEGGIGPVRVTAPAR encoded by the coding sequence ATGACCACTCAGACCTCCTTCACCGGCACCGTCCGGCAGATGTGGGACACCCGCCCTCCCCGCATCCCCTCCGAACAGGGAGGCAACGCGAAGATCGCCGGCGTCTGCGAGGGCATCGGCGTGCGCTACCAGATCGACCCGACCCTCGTCCGCGTCCTGTTCGTCGTCTCTCTGTTCACCCTCGGCGGAGGTCTGCCTGCCTACCTGCTCGCCTGGCTGGCGATGCCCCGCTACGGGATGTCCACCGCCCCGGCGCAGGCCGTCGCCCGTCGTAAGGAAGAGCTCACCCCGCCGGAGCGGAAGGAACGCTCCACCGGCTGGTGGCTGATCATCTTCTTCGTCCTCACCTCCGGCCTCTTCACCTCCGGGGGCACCCTCGCCTCCACCGGAATCCTGGCGATCATGGCGCTTCTGGCCGCCTGGTGGGCCCTCCACCTGCGCACCCCGCAGCCTCCGGCCGGCCTGCTCGCCGACGCCCCCGCACGCGTCATGCCCGATCCCGTCGACCTCTCCGGCTACCGCCCCGCCGAGGGCACCGACTTCCCCCCGGGGCGCACGTCCCCACCCGCCTGGGATCCCCTGGGCACCGCCCCCTTCGCCTGGGATCTCCCCGACCCCGGCCCGGCGCCCCGGCCGCAGCCACGCAAGCCCCGTATCTGGCCGTGGGTCGCCCTCGGCCTGCTGGGCACGCTCGGCGCCCTGACCGTGCTCGGCGGCGTGTTCGGGCTCTGGGTCGGCGGCAACTACGGGGATATCGCCGAGGACCGCAGCTACGCCCCTGCTGCGGAGGCCGAACTCCAGCGCCACTACAAGGGGGAGATCGGTGACCTTGTCGTGGACCTGCGCCAACTCTCCGAACTCGACGGCCCCCGGGACGTCACCGTCGAGGGCGGCATCGGCCCGGTCACCGTGTTCCTGCCCGGGGATGTCCCCGTCGCCCTGGCGTGCGAGGAGGGCATCGGCGAAACCGACTGCACCCCGGGCAGCTACAACGACGACGCCTCCGGCGAGACCCTGGAACTGCGGATCGAGGGCGGCATCGGTCCGGTCCGGGTGACGGCGCCGGCCCGCTAG
- a CDS encoding ATP-binding protein — protein sequence MNTTPSPVPYGPDRPGAGPYPVYLRPRSGRVVAGVAAGLAVHLRVDVFYVRLAFIIGSFLSGLGAAVYAGLWMFSKASEEVVLPPRERELSRSVYLLLALVGGAGFVVSASFVSGLPTVVLVPLLLAGVGAVLAWQAYDRGLDSGRSHLTIVGGAVLMLAGIVVTIFYAERSGGFAAAIFAVLLTLAGAAALGVPLVVRLWDSLAEERAAKAASEERAEIASRLHDSVLQTLALIQKRSGDPAEVVRLARGQERELRQWLFDAEEKSAQSVFAAVETACGEVEDLFGVRIAPVTVGEDTALTEDTKAVVLAAREAMVNAAKHAGVEKLDVYAEILAGELSIFVRDRGAGFDPADIPADRHGIRDSIEGRMERIGGQARIRSMAGEGTEVSVTYRLPVS from the coding sequence ATGAACACCACCCCCTCCCCGGTGCCCTACGGGCCGGACCGCCCGGGTGCCGGCCCGTACCCGGTGTATCTGCGCCCCCGTTCGGGGCGCGTCGTCGCGGGGGTCGCCGCCGGCCTGGCGGTGCATCTGCGGGTGGACGTCTTCTACGTGCGTCTGGCGTTCATCATCGGTTCCTTCCTCTCGGGGTTGGGCGCGGCGGTGTACGCGGGCCTGTGGATGTTCTCGAAGGCCTCGGAAGAGGTGGTGCTGCCGCCGCGGGAGCGGGAGCTGTCGCGGTCGGTGTATCTGCTCCTGGCGCTGGTCGGCGGCGCGGGTTTCGTCGTGTCCGCGAGTTTCGTGTCGGGTCTGCCCACCGTGGTGCTCGTCCCGCTGCTGTTGGCGGGCGTGGGGGCGGTGCTGGCGTGGCAGGCCTACGACCGGGGGCTGGATTCCGGGCGCAGCCACCTCACCATCGTCGGCGGCGCGGTGCTGATGCTCGCTGGCATCGTGGTGACGATCTTCTACGCGGAGCGGTCGGGGGGATTCGCCGCGGCGATCTTCGCGGTCCTGCTCACGCTGGCGGGCGCGGCGGCGCTGGGGGTGCCGCTGGTGGTGCGGCTGTGGGATTCGCTCGCGGAGGAACGCGCGGCGAAGGCGGCCAGCGAGGAACGGGCGGAGATCGCCTCCCGGCTGCATGATTCCGTGCTGCAGACGTTGGCGCTGATCCAGAAGCGTTCCGGAGACCCCGCGGAGGTCGTCCGCCTCGCTCGCGGACAGGAGCGCGAGCTGCGGCAGTGGCTCTTCGACGCCGAAGAAAAATCCGCCCAGTCTGTCTTCGCCGCCGTGGAGACCGCCTGCGGCGAGGTGGAGGACCTCTTCGGCGTCCGCATCGCCCCCGTCACCGTCGGCGAGGACACCGCGCTGACGGAGGACACCAAGGCCGTGGTGCTGGCGGCACGGGAGGCGATGGTCAACGCGGCGAAGCACGCGGGCGTGGAGAAGCTCGACGTGTACGCGGAGATCCTCGCCGGGGAGCTGAGCATCTTCGTCCGCGACCGCGGCGCCGGGTTCGATCCCGCGGACATCCCCGCGGACCGCCACGGCATCCGAGACTCCATCGAGGGGCGCATGGAGCGCATCGGCGGGCAGGCGCGCATCCGTTCCATGGCAGGGGAGGGTACTGAGGTCTCCGTGACCTACCGGCTGCCGGTATCGTGA
- a CDS encoding LuxR C-terminal-related transcriptional regulator: MVKVFLVDDHSVFRSGVRAELDGQVDIVGDAGTVAEAIAGIDAARPDVVLLDVHMPDGGGVAVLRGVGVDTTFLALSVSDAAEDVISVIRAGARGYVTKNISGPELAEAIERVHSGDAYFSPRLAGFVLDAFAGGEVVEDPAEEPRKIDDPVVDALTRRELEVLRLLARGYTYKEIGRELFISVKTVETHASNILRKTQQSNRHALTRWAHSRDLD; the protein is encoded by the coding sequence ATGGTGAAGGTGTTCCTCGTGGACGATCATTCCGTCTTCCGTTCCGGTGTGCGCGCCGAGCTCGACGGGCAGGTCGACATCGTCGGCGACGCCGGGACGGTCGCCGAGGCCATCGCGGGTATCGACGCCGCGCGCCCCGACGTCGTCCTGCTCGACGTCCACATGCCCGACGGCGGCGGCGTCGCCGTCCTGCGGGGTGTGGGAGTGGACACCACCTTCCTGGCGCTGAGCGTCTCCGACGCGGCGGAAGACGTCATCTCCGTCATCCGCGCCGGCGCCCGGGGTTACGTGACCAAGAACATCTCCGGCCCCGAACTGGCGGAGGCCATCGAGCGGGTCCACTCCGGTGACGCCTACTTCTCTCCGCGTCTGGCAGGTTTCGTCCTCGACGCCTTCGCCGGCGGAGAAGTGGTGGAGGACCCGGCGGAGGAGCCCCGCAAGATCGACGACCCGGTCGTGGACGCACTGACCCGCCGGGAGCTGGAGGTGCTGCGGCTGCTGGCGCGCGGCTACACCTACAAGGAGATCGGACGGGAGCTGTTCATCTCCGTCAAAACGGTGGAGACCCACGCCTCCAACATCCTGCGCAAGACCCAGCAGTCCAACCGGCACGCGCTCACCCGGTGGGCGCATTCGAGGGACCTGGACTAG
- a CDS encoding DNA polymerase Y family protein, producing MRVAVLWFPDWPVQAARIEDEALPGALVTAARHRIRVCSPEARRAGVRRGMRVRQAQAVCPGLVVLAEDADRDGRIFESVAAGLDDVASTVEVLRPGLVIVDAGAAGRFHGSEGVAVEMLVDAAARRGVDAAVGVADEIATALIAARVGEGRVVPPGGSREFLAAQPVGLLAAETSLQCGAALVDSFRQLGVRTLGELADLPATAVSTRFGVAGQRCHRIARAAADRRVAPELPAADLSVAVTPEDPIDRVDAAAFAARQLAGALHGRLRAAGLACLRLRVLAELADGTRLERIWRTREALTEAATADRVRWQLDGWLTSGGSGAIASLILDPLETAPPDPAGTLWRDGTPGGREQARRVVSRVQSTLGTEAVLSPRPAGGRGVAERIYFVPYGEEGDVGRQGSWPGRIPGPLPARLGGGPAHPASLVRLVDAAAGDVVVTAEVLLSASPYVLGWGKESYRVAAWAGPWPVDAGWWGSGPRRVARLQVVGQAEDEEHPRAWLLLWVGGGAGRWRIEASYF from the coding sequence GTGCGGGTCGCGGTGTTGTGGTTCCCGGACTGGCCGGTGCAGGCAGCCCGGATCGAGGATGAGGCGCTCCCCGGGGCGCTGGTGACCGCCGCCCGGCACCGCATCCGGGTGTGCTCCCCGGAGGCACGCCGGGCGGGGGTGCGCCGGGGTATGCGGGTCCGGCAGGCGCAGGCGGTCTGCCCGGGCCTGGTTGTCCTGGCCGAGGACGCCGACCGGGACGGGCGGATCTTCGAGTCTGTCGCCGCGGGCCTCGACGACGTCGCATCCACCGTCGAGGTCCTGCGTCCCGGCCTGGTCATCGTCGATGCGGGCGCCGCGGGTAGGTTCCACGGATCGGAGGGTGTGGCGGTGGAGATGCTTGTCGACGCCGCCGCGCGCCGCGGCGTCGACGCCGCCGTCGGGGTGGCCGACGAGATCGCCACCGCGCTCATCGCCGCGCGGGTGGGGGAGGGCCGCGTGGTGCCGCCCGGCGGTTCCCGGGAATTCCTGGCCGCCCAGCCCGTCGGCCTGCTGGCCGCCGAGACGTCACTGCAGTGCGGCGCGGCGCTGGTGGATTCCTTCCGGCAGCTGGGGGTGCGCACCCTCGGGGAGCTGGCGGATCTTCCCGCGACGGCCGTGTCCACCCGGTTCGGCGTGGCCGGGCAACGTTGCCACCGCATTGCCCGGGCGGCGGCGGACCGCCGGGTGGCGCCGGAACTGCCGGCGGCGGACCTGTCGGTGGCGGTCACCCCGGAGGACCCCATCGACCGGGTGGATGCCGCCGCCTTCGCCGCCCGTCAGTTGGCGGGCGCGCTGCACGGCCGGTTGCGTGCCGCAGGGCTGGCCTGTCTGCGGCTGCGGGTGCTCGCGGAACTCGCCGACGGCACCCGCCTCGAGCGGATCTGGCGCACCCGGGAAGCGCTCACCGAGGCGGCCACCGCCGACCGGGTGCGCTGGCAGCTCGACGGATGGCTCACCTCGGGCGGGTCGGGGGCGATCGCCTCGCTCATCCTGGATCCGCTGGAGACGGCCCCGCCGGATCCGGCGGGTACCCTGTGGCGGGACGGCACCCCGGGGGGCCGGGAACAGGCGCGCCGGGTAGTCAGCCGTGTCCAGTCGACCCTCGGGACGGAGGCGGTTCTCAGCCCCCGCCCCGCCGGGGGGCGGGGGGTGGCGGAGCGGATCTATTTCGTGCCCTACGGGGAGGAGGGGGACGTCGGCAGGCAGGGGAGCTGGCCCGGCCGGATCCCGGGGCCACTGCCCGCCCGGCTGGGCGGCGGTCCCGCGCACCCCGCGTCGTTGGTGCGGCTCGTCGACGCGGCTGCGGGGGACGTCGTCGTCACCGCCGAGGTGCTGCTGAGCGCGAGCCCCTACGTCCTGGGCTGGGGGAAGGAGAGCTACCGGGTCGCCGCATGGGCGGGGCCCTGGCCCGTGGACGCCGGCTGGTGGGGCAGCGGACCCCGCAGAGTCGCCCGGCTGCAGGTGGTCGGCCAGGCCGAGGATGAAGAACACCCCCGCGCCTGGCTGCTGCTCTGGGTGGGCGGGGGCGCGGGGCGCTGGCGGATCGAGGCCAGCTACTTCTAG
- a CDS encoding AMIN-like domain-containing (lipo)protein has translation MTDSLGQVRKPSQRRTILAAILAAGSLGLAACGSGADAESQGAKDSGTDIRSLSETLQAATLGVTGVASVGQADLTRKTARPDTPAQLMVESVRVAGHDGFDRVVFDLAGSGEPGWFIDYTADPTQQGSGNPVDFEGAVALNIHIDGTAYPFELNREDPRIGTVAGAGRITQVISAGTFEGHSQFVIGVNEKLPYAVEVLHEPHRLVIDVLHA, from the coding sequence ATGACTGATTCACTTGGGCAGGTTCGCAAGCCCTCGCAACGTCGTACCATTCTCGCGGCCATACTGGCGGCGGGTTCCCTCGGTCTCGCCGCCTGCGGCTCCGGGGCGGACGCGGAATCTCAGGGCGCGAAGGACTCCGGGACGGACATCCGTTCGCTTTCCGAGACCCTCCAGGCCGCCACCCTGGGCGTGACCGGGGTCGCCTCGGTCGGGCAGGCCGACCTCACCCGCAAGACGGCCCGGCCGGACACTCCGGCCCAGCTGATGGTGGAATCAGTCCGGGTGGCCGGCCACGACGGTTTCGACCGCGTCGTCTTCGACCTGGCCGGCAGCGGCGAGCCCGGCTGGTTCATCGACTACACCGCCGACCCCACCCAGCAGGGTTCCGGCAACCCCGTCGACTTTGAGGGCGCGGTGGCGCTCAACATCCACATCGACGGCACCGCCTACCCCTTCGAGCTCAACCGGGAGGATCCGCGCATCGGCACCGTCGCGGGCGCCGGCCGCATCACACAGGTCATCTCGGCGGGCACCTTCGAGGGCCATTCGCAGTTCGTCATCGGGGTGAACGAGAAACTGCCGTACGCGGTGGAGGTGCTCCACGAGCCCCACCGCCTGGTCATCGACGTCCTGCACGCCTAA
- a CDS encoding sucrase ferredoxin — protein sequence MTTADPVRCSDVPGEPLPGSAKQQRAYVILEWPHGWSRDVLDGGVFGEELTAQLKEKLGDEAGLQLIRHPGRDGRRIEKHHLFLVFADQAKMELLRVDGPEAILDLDLTGPGRNGAEPVDGPLVLVCTHGKRDVCCALKGRPLAAALSERNPGTVVWETSHTKGHRFAPSILLMPWGYSYGRLNEEAGDALVRAAVRGEYFYPGNRGRGLYGPRGQVAELAVARELFVAQEKLFFGNLMVLDESEAGVFVIHADGRSWRVTLEQREVEGVISSCGDEPTTGTTWVATSVKADQADLGWGGRE from the coding sequence ATGACCACTGCTGACCCTGTCCGTTGCTCCGATGTGCCCGGTGAGCCGCTGCCCGGGTCCGCGAAACAGCAGCGGGCGTACGTCATTCTGGAATGGCCCCACGGCTGGAGCCGGGATGTCCTCGACGGCGGCGTCTTCGGCGAGGAGCTGACCGCGCAGCTGAAGGAGAAGCTCGGAGACGAGGCTGGACTGCAGCTGATCCGCCACCCCGGCCGGGACGGCCGTCGCATCGAGAAGCACCACCTCTTCCTCGTTTTCGCGGATCAGGCGAAGATGGAGCTGCTCCGGGTGGACGGCCCGGAGGCGATCCTCGACCTCGACCTCACCGGGCCAGGCCGCAACGGCGCTGAGCCCGTCGACGGCCCCCTCGTCCTGGTGTGCACCCACGGAAAACGGGACGTGTGCTGCGCGCTCAAGGGTCGTCCCCTGGCGGCGGCGCTCTCGGAGCGCAACCCCGGGACGGTGGTGTGGGAGACCTCGCACACCAAGGGGCACCGTTTCGCCCCGTCGATCCTGCTCATGCCCTGGGGTTACAGCTACGGCAGGCTCAATGAGGAGGCCGGCGACGCCCTGGTCAGGGCTGCGGTGCGCGGCGAGTACTTCTACCCGGGCAACCGGGGCCGGGGTCTCTACGGTCCGCGCGGCCAGGTGGCCGAGCTCGCGGTCGCCCGGGAGCTGTTCGTGGCGCAGGAGAAGCTGTTCTTCGGTAACCTCATGGTGCTCGACGAATCGGAGGCCGGGGTCTTTGTCATCCACGCCGACGGCCGTTCCTGGCGCGTCACGCTGGAACAGCGGGAGGTGGAGGGGGTCATCTCCTCCTGCGGCGATGAGCCGACAACCGGTACTACGTGGGTGGCCACCAGCGTCAAAGCGGATCAGGCTGACCTGGGCTGGGGCGGGCGCGAGTAG
- a CDS encoding MerR family transcriptional regulator produces MEDTGLRIGDVAERTGLSIRTLRHYGEVGIVSPSGYTPGGFRLYSEADIERIMLIRRMKPLEFTLDEMREFLDAADHPDDPAARETIDRFRTEARARLEKLRRRVGYAEEFLRLAESL; encoded by the coding sequence GTGGAGGACACCGGACTGAGGATCGGCGACGTCGCGGAACGGACGGGACTGTCGATCCGGACCCTGCGCCACTACGGCGAGGTCGGCATAGTCAGCCCCTCCGGCTACACTCCGGGCGGCTTCCGCCTGTACTCCGAGGCCGACATCGAGCGCATCATGCTCATCCGACGGATGAAACCGCTGGAGTTCACCCTCGACGAGATGCGGGAGTTTCTCGACGCCGCAGATCACCCCGACGACCCCGCCGCGCGGGAGACCATCGACCGGTTCCGGACCGAGGCCCGCGCCCGCCTGGAGAAATTACGCCGCCGGGTGGGCTACGCCGAGGAGTTCCTCCGGCTGGCGGAGAGTCTCTGA
- a CDS encoding SulP family inorganic anion transporter — protein sequence MSDTGIVASFRFAFSSPARLRTEVLGGLVVALALIPEAISFSILAGVDPRVGLFASVTMAVTIAFTGGRPAMISAATGAVALVIAPVMRDHGMDYFIATVILAGIIQITLALLGVAKLMRFIPRSVMTGFVNALGILIFLAQLPYLWDVPWLVYPLFALGIAIMLYFPRITTVIPAPLVTIVILTALVLAAGWNVPNVSDMGELPESLPELFFPAVPLNLETLRIIGPYAFAMALVGLMESLMTAKLVDEITDEHSDKTRESWGQGVANIITGFFGGMGGCAMIGQTMINVKQSGARTRLSTLLAGVFLLILVVALGDLVGLIPMAALVAIMVLVSLGTIDWHSLHPRTLKLMPLSETLVMVITVVATLATNNLAVGVILGVLTAMILFARRVAHLVDVQKVSELDTDNDGHADIRTYRVTGQLFFASSNDLVSQFDYGESVGHIVIDLSDAEIWDASTVATFDAIQQKFQSRGKIVDIIGLDGPSKYRLDRLSGKLGG from the coding sequence ATGTCAGACACCGGCATCGTCGCCTCCTTCCGCTTCGCCTTCTCCTCGCCGGCCAGACTGCGCACCGAGGTCCTCGGTGGTCTCGTCGTCGCGCTCGCGCTCATCCCCGAGGCGATCTCGTTTTCCATCCTGGCGGGTGTCGACCCCCGGGTCGGCCTCTTCGCCTCCGTCACCATGGCTGTCACCATCGCCTTCACCGGTGGCCGCCCCGCCATGATCAGCGCGGCGACGGGTGCGGTGGCTCTGGTCATCGCCCCGGTCATGCGCGACCACGGCATGGACTACTTCATTGCCACGGTCATCCTCGCGGGCATCATCCAGATCACCCTGGCACTGCTCGGTGTGGCCAAACTGATGCGCTTCATCCCGCGGTCGGTGATGACCGGCTTCGTCAACGCGCTGGGCATCCTGATCTTCCTCGCCCAGCTCCCGTACCTCTGGGACGTGCCCTGGCTGGTGTACCCGCTGTTCGCCCTGGGCATCGCCATCATGCTCTACTTCCCGCGGATCACCACGGTCATCCCCGCGCCGCTGGTGACCATCGTCATTCTCACCGCCCTCGTCCTGGCCGCCGGCTGGAACGTGCCCAATGTCTCCGACATGGGCGAGCTCCCGGAATCTCTGCCGGAGCTCTTCTTCCCGGCAGTGCCGCTCAACCTGGAGACCCTCCGCATCATCGGGCCCTATGCCTTCGCCATGGCGCTGGTCGGGCTGATGGAATCCCTGATGACGGCGAAGCTCGTCGACGAGATCACCGACGAGCACTCCGACAAGACCCGGGAGAGCTGGGGTCAGGGCGTGGCCAACATCATCACCGGTTTCTTCGGCGGGATGGGCGGCTGCGCCATGATCGGCCAGACCATGATCAACGTCAAGCAGTCCGGTGCCCGCACCAGGCTTTCCACGCTGCTGGCCGGTGTGTTCCTGCTCATCCTGGTGGTGGCGCTCGGGGACCTGGTCGGCCTGATCCCCATGGCCGCGCTGGTGGCGATCATGGTGCTGGTGTCGCTCGGCACGATCGACTGGCACTCGCTCCACCCCCGGACCCTCAAGCTCATGCCGCTGAGCGAGACACTGGTCATGGTGATCACCGTCGTCGCCACGCTGGCGACCAACAACCTCGCCGTCGGCGTCATCCTGGGCGTGCTCACCGCCATGATCCTCTTCGCCCGGCGGGTCGCGCACCTGGTGGACGTGCAGAAGGTCTCCGAACTGGACACCGACAACGACGGCCACGCAGACATCCGCACCTACCGTGTCACCGGGCAGCTCTTCTTCGCCTCGTCCAACGATCTGGTCTCCCAGTTCGACTACGGCGAGAGCGTCGGGCACATCGTCATCGATCTCAGCGATGCGGAGATCTGGGACGCCTCCACCGTGGCCACCTTCGACGCCATCCAGCAGAAATTCCAGAGCCGCGGCAAGATCGTGGACATCATCGGCCTGGACGGGCCGAGCAAGTACCGGCTGGACCGGCTCTCCGGAAAGCTGGGCGGCTGA